A part of Thermoflexus sp. genomic DNA contains:
- the ybeY gene encoding rRNA maturation RNase YbeY, with protein sequence MGGKRSPRVRIEIRAPRAYHAPGRIAGLRRAARVVLQRHGLENRATLTVALVDEETIRQLNRTYRGIDAPTDVLSFPTQVEIPPGIRYLGDVVIAFPYAVRQAQREGHPLDGELALLTVHGVLHLLGYDHEAEAERHRMWAVQREILYQLGFPEVAPADEGGDAASFRPEEEVT encoded by the coding sequence ATGGGGGGAAAGCGATCCCCGCGCGTTCGAATTGAAATCCGGGCGCCCCGGGCGTATCATGCGCCCGGGCGCATCGCCGGGCTGCGGCGGGCCGCCCGCGTGGTCCTTCAACGCCACGGCCTGGAAAACCGCGCCACGCTGACGGTGGCGCTGGTGGATGAGGAAACCATCCGCCAGCTGAACCGGACCTATCGGGGGATCGATGCGCCCACGGATGTGCTGTCCTTCCCCACCCAGGTAGAAATCCCCCCCGGCATCCGATATCTGGGCGATGTGGTGATCGCTTTCCCCTATGCGGTTCGTCAGGCCCAGCGGGAAGGCCACCCGCTGGACGGGGAACTGGCATTGCTGACCGTGCATGGGGTTCTGCACCTGTTAGGTTATGATCACGAAGCCGAAGCAGAGCGGCACCGGATGTGGGCCGTCCAGCGGGAGATCCTCTATCAGCTGGGCTTTCCCGAGGTCGCCCCCGCTGACGAAGGAGGAGACGCCGCATCGTTCCGCCCCGAAGAAGAGGTCACCTGA
- a CDS encoding HDIG domain-containing metalloprotein: MGGKPLIHLVRAIPWRRVLWTIGWVSWSLTLGLLMVALVAWPIDDGASQAWQIGQAAPQTIFAPYELHYPSAVLTEQAREAAAARVAPIYTGPDPRIARQQVEKLRQSLEAIGQLRGETLPLEEKARRLEQMIRDPRLSPEQRLRLLTVDSSRWELITSEALRLLDQIMREPIREDEIFAVLRGLPRQVTARLTEEEASLVVRLVTPLIVPNSVLDAEATEAARRRAREAVPPQIRHIRAGEAIIRQGDILDALALEALQQYGLIAPATPGHLPIARGTIAGLGVIGLLLVLQRLVPEVQERPRRPLALLGLFLLFTLSARLITVFAPEWIWAFPTAALGMLMATGLGTVPALLLSAIWSLWFGLIADRTPAFLAASLLANWLTILMLHRLERFQTLLVAGLSAGTVTGLIGIAATVESGSFSPLRMLITGGMGLLAGALSVTITLIGFIMLGTLFDVTTPLHLLELARPTHPLLRQLMVRAPGTYHHTLMVANLAEQAALRIGADPLLARVGALYHDIGKMVRPYLFVENQTNGDNPHEQMDPYASAQAILRHVEDGLALARRYHLPRRVRAFIQEHHGTLCVTIPYHRAVQEAGDPEKVDRAAFCYRGPRPRSKETAIVMLADGCEAAVRAARPKDPQELAQILERVFQERIRSGQLDEAPLTMQDLQGIREAFLQVFQGMFHPRLMYPETSSH, encoded by the coding sequence ATGGGAGGGAAACCGCTGATCCACCTCGTCCGAGCCATCCCATGGCGTCGGGTCCTGTGGACGATCGGCTGGGTCAGCTGGTCGCTGACCCTGGGGTTGCTGATGGTTGCCCTGGTGGCCTGGCCGATCGACGATGGGGCCAGCCAGGCATGGCAGATCGGACAGGCCGCCCCACAGACCATCTTCGCCCCCTATGAACTCCACTATCCCAGCGCCGTCCTGACCGAGCAGGCTCGCGAAGCAGCGGCGGCCCGGGTCGCGCCCATCTACACCGGCCCGGATCCTCGCATCGCCCGGCAGCAGGTGGAGAAGCTCCGCCAGAGCCTGGAGGCAATCGGGCAGCTCCGGGGGGAAACCCTTCCGCTGGAGGAAAAAGCCCGCCGGCTGGAGCAGATGATCCGGGATCCCCGTCTCTCCCCGGAGCAGCGCCTTCGTTTGCTGACCGTGGATTCCTCCCGATGGGAGCTGATCACCAGCGAGGCCCTGAGGCTGCTGGATCAAATCATGCGGGAGCCCATTCGGGAGGATGAAATCTTCGCCGTGCTCCGGGGGCTTCCCCGTCAGGTCACCGCTCGCCTGACCGAGGAGGAGGCCAGCCTGGTGGTCCGCCTGGTGACCCCCCTGATCGTCCCGAACAGCGTGCTGGATGCGGAGGCGACGGAGGCGGCCCGCCGGCGGGCCCGGGAGGCTGTCCCGCCTCAGATCCGGCACATCCGCGCCGGCGAGGCCATCATCCGCCAGGGGGATATCCTGGACGCACTGGCACTGGAGGCCCTTCAACAATACGGTCTGATCGCCCCGGCGACCCCCGGGCATCTCCCCATCGCCCGGGGCACCATCGCGGGGCTCGGGGTGATCGGACTCCTGCTGGTCCTCCAGCGTCTTGTCCCGGAGGTTCAGGAGCGCCCGCGACGCCCGCTGGCCCTGCTGGGGCTCTTTTTGCTCTTCACGCTGAGCGCGCGCCTGATCACCGTTTTCGCGCCTGAATGGATCTGGGCCTTCCCCACCGCCGCGCTGGGCATGCTGATGGCCACCGGCCTGGGCACCGTGCCGGCGCTGCTGCTCAGCGCGATCTGGTCGCTGTGGTTCGGGCTGATCGCCGACCGAACGCCTGCCTTCCTTGCCGCTTCCCTCCTGGCTAACTGGTTAACCATTCTGATGCTCCACCGGCTGGAGCGCTTTCAGACCCTGTTGGTGGCCGGATTGAGCGCAGGCACAGTCACCGGACTGATCGGCATCGCGGCCACCGTAGAGAGCGGATCGTTCTCCCCGCTGAGGATGCTGATCACCGGCGGAATGGGATTGCTGGCGGGCGCCCTTTCGGTTACGATCACCCTGATCGGGTTCATCATGCTGGGCACTCTCTTCGATGTCACCACACCCCTTCACCTGCTGGAACTGGCCCGCCCGACCCACCCCCTCCTGCGGCAGCTGATGGTGCGGGCTCCGGGAACCTATCACCACACCCTGATGGTCGCTAACCTGGCGGAACAGGCAGCCCTGCGGATCGGCGCGGATCCCCTTCTGGCCCGGGTGGGCGCCCTGTATCACGATATCGGGAAAATGGTCCGCCCCTATTTATTCGTGGAGAATCAGACGAACGGGGATAACCCTCATGAGCAGATGGATCCCTATGCCAGCGCGCAGGCGATCCTTCGCCATGTGGAAGACGGCCTGGCGCTGGCCCGACGCTACCACCTGCCCCGCCGGGTCCGGGCTTTCATCCAGGAGCATCATGGGACGCTGTGTGTGACGATCCCTTATCATCGTGCTGTCCAGGAAGCTGGGGATCCGGAGAAAGTCGATCGGGCGGCCTTCTGCTACCGGGGGCCACGGCCCCGGAGCAAGGAAACGGCGATTGTGATGCTCGCCGATGGCTGCGAGGCCGCAGTTCGGGCGGCGCGGCCGAAGGACCCCCAGGAGCTGGCCCAGATCCTGGAGCGAGTGTTCCAGGAGCGCATCCGGTCGGGCCAGCTGGATGAGGCGCCACTGACCATGCAGGATCTCCAGGGAATCCGCGAGGCGTTCCTGCAGGTCTTCCAAGGGATGTTCCATCCTCGCCTGATGTATCCGGAGACCTCCTCTCATTGA
- a CDS encoding cupin domain-containing protein codes for MIFRASIPEIRESLVEPFQVYPIARFGTVHVYAYRSFGEVTRHRHPEFDEVFLVYEGLVTFWTDRQEVTLKPDELIRIPRGMAHRSGSRVPSLVLLFRKDLMPERRNGDFRISEPAAGPLITIRIHDHLRSYPDFTPALLLEAHAVRYQGIRGSGSSPEWETQGPAFVLLLRGEIAMEAHRPEWPEPVRGILGPGELAVLPPRTRWHWESRERSVLLWVEDRE; via the coding sequence ATGATCTTTCGGGCCTCGATCCCGGAAATCCGTGAGAGCTTGGTGGAGCCGTTTCAGGTTTACCCGATCGCCCGGTTCGGAACGGTTCACGTTTACGCCTATCGCTCCTTTGGCGAGGTCACCCGGCACCGCCACCCGGAGTTCGATGAGGTGTTTCTGGTCTACGAGGGGCTGGTCACCTTCTGGACGGATCGCCAGGAGGTGACCCTGAAGCCCGATGAGCTGATCCGGATCCCTCGGGGGATGGCGCATCGCTCCGGATCCCGGGTGCCCTCCCTGGTATTATTGTTTCGAAAGGATCTGATGCCCGAGCGCCGGAACGGCGATTTTCGGATCAGCGAACCGGCAGCAGGCCCTCTGATCACCATCCGCATTCATGATCACCTTCGAAGCTATCCGGATTTCACGCCCGCCCTGCTGCTGGAAGCCCATGCCGTCCGCTACCAGGGGATTCGAGGGAGCGGATCTTCCCCCGAGTGGGAAACTCAGGGGCCGGCGTTCGTGCTGCTGCTGCGGGGGGAAATCGCCATGGAGGCCCACCGGCCGGAGTGGCCGGAGCCAGTCCGCGGGATCCTGGGCCCCGGAGAGCTGGCGGTCCTCCCCCCTCGCACCCGCTGGCACTGGGAAAGTCGGGAACGATCCGTGCTGCTCTGGGTGGAGGATCGGGAATGA